The nucleotide sequence AATTATTACGTGCATAACAGTCTATTAATATAAATATACGTGGAAAATCCCCATCATATCAAAATAAAAAAAATAAAGATAAAAGACTGTGAATTATTATTCCTCTAAAACCCGAATAAATAGAGTATCATTTCTTACAAAATCAAGTGCATTAATCTCTTTTACCGCATTCTGCATGTTTTTTTCCAATGCTTCATGCATCACCATGAAAATAGGAACTTCCTGACCTTCATCTCTTTTTTTCTGAGTAACTGCTTCTATACTAATATCATAACTGCTCAAAATACCTGAAATTGTGTGCAGTACACCTGGTTTATCAACTGCAGTAAGACGCAAGTAATATTTTGATTTTATGTCCTCAATGTCCTTTATCTGTTTAACCTCAGTATCAGTTGGGCCATAGATGTTTTTTCGCTCCATGTTTTCCATTATATCAAGGCAATCCCCCACAACAGCGCTCGCTGTAGGCATCATTCCTGCTCCCTGTCCATACATCATAACAGGACCTACAATGTCCCCTACAATATAAACACCGTTAAATACATCATTAACAGATGCCAGGAGATGATTTTGAGGTATTAATGTTGGATGAACCCTTACTTCAAGTTCTCCTTCTTCAATCCGTGAAATGGCCAGTAATTTTATGGAGTAACCCATTTCGTTTTTGATAAACTCAATATCTTCCTGTTTTATTTTACTTATTCCTTCAACATGGAATTTATCCTGTTCAACATAAATTCCAAAGCCTAAAATGGTGAGGATAATTAATTTCTGGGCAGTATCATGTCCTTCAATATCAAATGTGGGGTCCTGCTCTGCATATCCCTTTTCCTGAGCTTCACTCAATACATCTTCAAAATCAAGGCCTTCCTCTGTCATTTTAGTTAAAATATAATTTGCTGTACCGTTGATTATACCATAAATTGATTGAATATGATTTGCGCCCAAGCTTTCGTTTAATGGCTCAAGTAATGGAATTCCACCACCTACGCTTGCTTCAAAGCAGATTCTGACGTTGTTTTTATTTGCGGTTTCCAGAATTTCTTCCCAGTGCTTTGCAAGCAGTGCTTTGTTTGCTGTAACTACATGTTTTCCTTCTTGCATTGCCTTCAAAATAAAGCTTTTTGCAGGTTCATAGCCCCCAATAAGCTCTATAACTATGTCAATTTCCGGATCTTCAAGAATATCATTCACATCAGTCGATAATATGTTTCTATCAATCTCAACGCCCCGATCTGTTTCTATGTCCAGATCAACAACTTTTTTAAGCTTTATATTTGTTCCAACTTTCTGTTCCATAAGGTCTAAATTTCGATTAAAGGTTTCTACAACCCCTGCTCCTATTGTTCCAAACCCAATAAGCCCAATATTGTAAATATCTTTCATTTTAATCCTCCCTATTAAAATTCAATTAGAATATCTTTAAGATCATCCTTTAACAGTTAAAATTTCTAATTTTGGCACGAATTACTATAATTCTTTCAACTATTAAAATTTTCATTTTAACGCCGCAAAAACGGAGTTTTTACGAGTTTTATATATTCGCCGATTGATTCTCTCGTTGTGCCAACTACAAGCCTTATTCTTTCATTTTTTCCCATAATTTTTTCCAATTTACCTTTTGCTATTATTTTTTCCCTATCCTTTGCCTGTCCAGAATATGTATGGGTAAATGAAGCTATTTCAGTTATATCCACCCCATTGCCCTCTAAAATATTGACATCTTCGATTTTATAGACTGCCGGATTATCAAAGGATGCTATTGAGTCCTTTACCTTGCATTCAATGGTTGCATTGCCTAGAGATTCATATCTTTCATCCCCATATTTTCCTTTAATCTCATCCCATTCGCGGGTAGCGAGAATGTCGAATAGAGTTCCATCAATGACACCTCTATTGTTTTTACGCTTTTCATACCATTGAAACTCTTCATAACTTAATGATGAGTCTTTAATTCTTTTTTCATATAATTTCATCCAGTATTCATCACTTATACTCTTCAGTGCAGTTCTATCCTTAATTTCACCAAATGTATCTCTTGCCTTTCTATGATTTTTAAGGCCATAAATAACAAAATCTAAATCAGAGACAGCAGGATCATATAAACCAGGTAAAATTGATCCTGAAATTCCCATTTTTGAATAGGGAATATCTGCATATTTATGGAAAATATCTGCTAACTTTACAACTTTTTTAAGCAAATCATTATTATCAGTACTTTCCATTATCTCTTTAAGACGCTTTTCTGGCTTTAAAATCTCATGAATTTTGTTCAAAGGCACGCCCATCATTTTAACGCCCTTAATATTATCATCATAAAGATATTCTGGATGATTACTGCTTAAAAAGTCATAAGCCTGTCTTGTATCTACTTTAGTATATCTCTTGCCATTTTTTGACCTTTCACCATTTGGATCTGGAATATATCTTAAAAATGACAGTATTCTGTCTTCCGGATGCAGATATGAAGTGGTGGCAAAGAACAAATCATCTTCAGTATGTATGAAATCTCTGGTCCTGGCTCTCATAAATTTATTTAATTGCACAACACTATAAATAACTAACAATAAAATATGCAAAAATTCATCTTTTTAATATAATTTTTTAAAGATGTGTGAGTTTTAATATGATAATCACAAGATTAATGCCTGATGAAGACCTTAAAAAAGGCATAAACAATATTATTAAATCAAATAACATTAAATCTGGAGTTATAATTAGCATTGTGGGGAGTTTGAACTCCGCTACATTAAGAATGGCAGATGGTGGAGTTAAAGCTTTTAAAGGACCATTTGAGATTGTTTCTGCCGAGGGGACAGTGGCAGAAAATGGAATCCATGTCCATATAGCGATTTCAGATAAAGATGGGCGTGTCACCGGAGGCCATTTACAAAAAGGTTGCATGATCAACACCACAGCAGAAATATGCATCATGGAGACTGAATCATCCCTGAAAAGAGTATTTGATCCAGAGACAGGCTATAAAGAGCTTGTTATTGATAATAAAGATAATGAGTGAAATAATGAAATATAAGAAATTAAAGAAAAAACTGCTTTATGATGGAAGCCAGATTGCGCCAGCGTGGGCATTTAAGGAAATTGGAGTTAAAGGATCAAGTTTGGTAGCATGGATAGGTCCAATGGAAATTAAGCCAGAAGAGCTCATAGATTACGAAGATGTCGGCCTTGAAATTAGATCTGATGAAATGATGCATTTTATAATAGAACATTTTGACATCCAGCCTGCAGACATAAAAACCTGCTATCACCGGCAAAGAATACTTGTAATGATTGTTAAGGACATCTTAAACGAATCATGCATTGCAACAAAACGTAGCGGTGATGATCTGTATTTTGAAGGTAAAAAATTAAGCGTGTCAATAGCAACATGCTCCAACAGCAGCATGAAGATACATTTCGGCATGAATATCACAGATAAAGGCACTCCTGATGATGTGAAAACAATAGGAATTTTGGAATGTAATAAAAATATGGATGATAAAAAAATTCATTCTCTAATTGATAAAATTGCCGAAAGTTATATTAATGAAATTAAATCAATTGAAGAAGATATAACTAAAACCAAGGTTTTTTAAAATATTGAATATAAGCAGCTGAAAATTCAAAATAATACATATTATCTTATATAAATTAAAAAAAATAGTTTAGAAGGTTTAAAAATGAAAATAGTAATTAATGGAATTCATGCTAATTTAAGATTCTCATCTGCACATATGATCCCCCTCCACGAATCATGCGGAGGAATACATGGGCATTCTTACATTGTTGATTTAGTTATCGAAGGGGAAAGAAGCGGAGAATTTGGCTTTGTTGTCGATTTTAAAAAAGCAAAAGATATTGTAAGGACCATCTGCTCAAAACTCGATCATAAAGTTCTTATTCCATGTAAGAGTGATGTTGTTGAATTTACAGGGAAAGATGAAAACTCATTAGAATTTATGGTTGGCCAAAAAGAATATAAGCTCCCATTAGAAGATTGTTGTCTTTTACCACTTAAATCCACCTCTGCTGAGGATCTGGCGGAATATTTTGCCGAGGAAATATTTAAATATTTAGAAGAGACATATAATAAAATCTCAAGAGTCCAGATTTGTGTTAATGAAGGTATTGGACAGGGCGCCTATTTCGATAAGTCTAAATAAGATTTGGTGGCCATACAAATGAAAACTCGCATAAATGAGATTTTTTCAAGCATTCAGGGCGAAGGAAAATTAATTGGAAGACGGCAAGTTTTTGTAAGATTTTCTGGATGTAATCTTGACTGTGAATACTGCGATACCCCTCAGAGCAAAGATCCTTCATATGGAACCTTATTTTCAGAAGATGAATTAAAAGAATCAATAAAGAATCTAATAACCCCTGATTTTCATTCTGTTTCCCTTACAGGAGGGGAGCCACTGCTTCATGCTGATTTTATAAAATATTTTCTTGAAAAATATGATTTTAACTGTTTATTAGAGACTAATGGCTCTTTGCCGGGTGAATTAAAGAAAATAGTAAAGCTAATTAAATATGCATCTCTGGATTTTAAGCTCCCTGAACATTGTTCAACTTCTAACTGGGACGAATTATTCAAAAAAGAATTGGAATCACTAAATCTATTAATAGATGAGGGAATAAATACATATTGTAAGATAGTTATATTGCCCTCTACAAAAGTCGATGATATCAGTCAAATAGCTTCAAGGATAAGTAATGAAATTCCAGAAAATTCGGACATTTCACTGATCATACAACCTTCAGATCCTCTTGATCAGTGGGTGAGTCATGGAAAGAAATTATTTAGGATTTCAGAAAGTGTAGGTAAGTATTTAGATGTATTAACAATACCCCAAGTTCATAAAATACTTAAGATACAATAGGAGGTTTTTATAATGGAAATAGGAACAAATGTAACAGTAAACGACGCTATGACATCGAGTGTGATTACAGTAAAGCCTGAAAACAGTGCTGCAGACGCTGCTTTTATAATGGCCCAAAATGAAGTGGGTTGTTTGATAGTTAAGAGCAACGGAGAGCCAGAAGGGATAATTACCGAAAGTGATATTATACACAAAGTGGTTGCTAAAGACATTAAAGCCAGCAATGTAACTGTTGACGAGATAATGACTAAAAACCTTATAAAAATTGATCCTGGAAGAGAACTGAATGAAGCAGCGAGATTTATGTCAAAAATGAATATTAGAAGACTTGCTGTTGTAAAAGATGGAAGTTTAAAGGGTATTTTGACTGCAAAAGACATAATGGCGGTTTCTCCAGAACTTACCGAAATTCTTGTTGAAAATGCAAGAATGGAAAATCAAATGGATTATAATAATGAAGAAAATCCAGTACCTGGAGTTTGTGAAACATGCGGAAATTTCATGGATTATTTAGACGAAGTTGACGGTAAATTCGTCTGTGAAGAATGTAAAGAAGATTTAGAAGGTGATTTAACTTGAGTATGGTCGAAGAAGTTATGACACCAAATCCAGTCACAGTTTCTGTAGATACCTATGCAACTAAAGTAAGGTCCATTTTAAGAGATGAAAGCTTTAGATGCGTTCCTGTAGTATCAGGAAACCATCTGGAAGGAATAATAACCCGTGGAGATTTGATGAACATTTCTGCCACAAAATCTAACTTACAGGCTCATGGAATTATGGAGCATCCCAAGGTAATTGCAACACCTGAAATGGATGTTAACGACATAGGAAAACAGTTATTAGATGCAGGTGTTGTTCAGGCTCCTGTTGTAAAATCATCAGATGATATGAACCTTATTGGTATGATAAGCATCGCCGATATCCTTGAAAATTTTTTAAATAGAAATTTAAAAGCCAGATATCAAAATGTTGGCGAAATAAAAACAAAAAAGGTTATAACCTGTAATTATGATGATCCCATCTCTAAAGTATGGGATAAAATGGATGAAGATGGCTTTTCAGGCCTTCCTGTACTTAAAAATAAGAAAATAATAGGGATTATAACCCGAAAAGATATTATGAACTCCGGCCATGTTAAAATTTCTAAAGAAGGCGGGATTAAGACATCTACAAAAGTAGAGAGTATCATGAGAACTCCCCCAATAGTTATAACGCCTGATAAAGACATTAAGGAAGCTGCAGCGCTAATGGTCAAATATAATATTGGTCGTTTACCTGTTGTTGATAATCCTGTCTATATTAAAAAAGAACCTGAAAGAGCAAAAGAAGCAGATCTTGTTGGAATTGTATCAAGGGAAGATATATTAGGGTCGTATATAAGTTGATTTTTAAAACCCCGCTATCTGATTTAAGTAGTTTAAATTTAGTTTTTAGAGAATATTTTATTTCATGATCATGTGAGGTGTACTGATGAGAAGAAAAGAACTAATAAATGTGGTAAAATCTAGAGAAAGAGCTCCACTGGAGTTTGAAACCCATATAGCAGAACACGAAGGCGATATTATGAGTATCGCCAAAAAGGAAGTAATTACAGTACCCCAAAGTGCTACAATTCAAGAAGCCGCCGAAATAATGGTAAAAAACAAGTTTAGAAGACTTCCCATAACAGATGCTGGAACAGGGAAGCTTCAAGGTATTGTAACTGCCATGGATATACTGGACTTTTTAGGTGGTGGAGACAGATACCAGATTTTAGAAAAGAAACATGAGGGTAATTATTTAGCTGCCATAAATGAACCAGTAAGAGAAATTATGACAAGAGATGTGGAAACTTTAAGTAATAAAAACTCCATCGGAGATGCAGTTTCCAGAATGCTTGAAAAGAAAGTCGGTGCACTGCCCATAATTAATGCAGAAGAAAATATTGTAGGAATAGTTTCAGAAAGAGATTTTGCACTCCTCTTGGCTGGAGTTTTAACCGATGAAGTTGTTGAGGATTTCATGACAACCTCCATTATAAAAACAACTCCTGGAACAAGAATAGAAGGCGCTACTAAGATAATGGTGAGAAATCAATTAAGGAGAATTCCTGTAACTGGAGAAGAGAGAAAAACACCTCATCCAGAAAATGATAAGCTTGTGGGAATTGTCACTGCAACAGATATTTTAGAATTCTTTGGAAACAATTCAGCATTTGAAAGGATAGTTACTAACAATGCCGAAGAAGTTCTCAACACCGCAATTGCAGATATTATGGTAAAAGATGTCATTACCACAAATACTTACACACCACTGGGTGATGTATGTGATATAATGGAAAATAAAGGCATTGGAGGCCTACCAGTAGTAAGGGATAATGAATTACTGGGCATAATAACTGAAAGCGACATTTTAAGAGCTATAAGTGGATAGACACCTTATAATTCTTTTTTAGAAAAAAGGCGGTAAGATCATGAAAGTTGAAGATGTAATGAATGACGAAGTAATTATAATTCAGGAAAACGAACAGGTTAATCATGCCAGGAACCTCATGCTCAAACACGGATTTAGCAGAGTCATAGTAGTGGACAGGGATGAAAATCCAATCGGGATTGTTACAGAAAAAGATTTAACCCGAAAACTAAGAGGAAACGGCCCTACATGGAAAAGGAGACCAATAGATACTATAGCAATAAGGAGAGTAATGAGCAATGGTCTTATAACAGTGGATGTGGATGATGATTTAAGAGAAGCCGTAGAAATCATGATTCAAAATAAAATAAGCTCAGTACCTGTTGTTGATGATGAAGGATTGGCAGGGATAGTTACAAAAACAGACTTAATGAATTTTTATGCCTCAAAATTCCAGAACAGATGGAAAGTATCAAATCTGATGACCAAAGATGTGGTGACTGTAAACGAAAACCATACCATCACACACGTCATTAACGTTATGGAAGAAAATAACATCGATGGAGTCGTTGTAATGTTCGACGGTGAAATTGCAGGCATTATAACTCCTGCAAACATATCCTTTGCACAGGTAGAACACCCCGAAACAGGAGTAAGTGTTGAAAGAGTCTATTTCATAAGACAGGGAGTTGAAGGTGGGGATAAACGGAAAGCAAGAGAAATATCAATGCTAACTGCTGGAGACATAATGAACGAAGATTTCGTGAAAATCAGCCCTGATGAAGATGCAGTGGAAGCTGCAAAATTAATGTATAACTCAGAAATAAGCCATATTCCTGTTGTAGAAGATGATAATCTTGTTGGAATAATCACAAAAACTGACATAATCAAAGGAATACAGTAAGAAAGTAAAAATATTAAATTTTGATTATATGTTCTTTAAATCATGAAATGAGGAATAAAAATGCATATAAAAAATATAATGAGCAGAGAAGTTGTTGTAATAGATAAAGACCAGAATATTCACGATGCATTAAAAATCATGAAAAAACGAAAAGTTTCAAGATTACCTGTGATAAACACCAACGGAAACAATGAAAAACAGCTTGTAGGTATTATTACCGAAAAAGATATTGCTTTAAGGCTTGGTTCATCAAGATACGGTAATCTAGCCCCTTCACATTTCTACATTTCAACAGTGATGAGCCCCGATCCAATTACAGTAGAAAGCAGCACAAGCCTGGGAAAAGCTGCAAAAATCATGGTTGACAATAAAATCGGAGGAATGCCCGTTGTAGATGATGGGGAAATAACCGGTATCATAACCAAAACCGATTTTATAAAAACATGCCAGGGG is from Methanobacterium sp. and encodes:
- a CDS encoding homoserine dehydrogenase — encoded protein: MKDIYNIGLIGFGTIGAGVVETFNRNLDLMEQKVGTNIKLKKVVDLDIETDRGVEIDRNILSTDVNDILEDPEIDIVIELIGGYEPAKSFILKAMQEGKHVVTANKALLAKHWEEILETANKNNVRICFEASVGGGIPLLEPLNESLGANHIQSIYGIINGTANYILTKMTEEGLDFEDVLSEAQEKGYAEQDPTFDIEGHDTAQKLIILTILGFGIYVEQDKFHVEGISKIKQEDIEFIKNEMGYSIKLLAISRIEEGELEVRVHPTLIPQNHLLASVNDVFNGVYIVGDIVGPVMMYGQGAGMMPTASAVVGDCLDIMENMERKNIYGPTDTEVKQIKDIEDIKSKYYLRLTAVDKPGVLHTISGILSSYDISIEAVTQKKRDEGQEVPIFMVMHEALEKNMQNAVKEINALDFVRNDTLFIRVLEE
- a CDS encoding DNA polymerase subunit beta; this translates as MRARTRDFIHTEDDLFFATTSYLHPEDRILSFLRYIPDPNGERSKNGKRYTKVDTRQAYDFLSSNHPEYLYDDNIKGVKMMGVPLNKIHEILKPEKRLKEIMESTDNNDLLKKVVKLADIFHKYADIPYSKMGISGSILPGLYDPAVSDLDFVIYGLKNHRKARDTFGEIKDRTALKSISDEYWMKLYEKRIKDSSLSYEEFQWYEKRKNNRGVIDGTLFDILATREWDEIKGKYGDERYESLGNATIECKVKDSIASFDNPAVYKIEDVNILEGNGVDITEIASFTHTYSGQAKDREKIIAKGKLEKIMGKNERIRLVVGTTRESIGEYIKLVKTPFLRR
- a CDS encoding DNA-binding protein codes for the protein MIITRLMPDEDLKKGINNIIKSNNIKSGVIISIVGSLNSATLRMADGGVKAFKGPFEIVSAEGTVAENGIHVHIAISDKDGRVTGGHLQKGCMINTTAEICIMETESSLKRVFDPETGYKELVIDNKDNE
- a CDS encoding DUF366 family protein, producing MKYKKLKKKLLYDGSQIAPAWAFKEIGVKGSSLVAWIGPMEIKPEELIDYEDVGLEIRSDEMMHFIIEHFDIQPADIKTCYHRQRILVMIVKDILNESCIATKRSGDDLYFEGKKLSVSIATCSNSSMKIHFGMNITDKGTPDDVKTIGILECNKNMDDKKIHSLIDKIAESYINEIKSIEEDITKTKVF
- a CDS encoding 6-carboxytetrahydropterin synthase, which gives rise to MKIVINGIHANLRFSSAHMIPLHESCGGIHGHSYIVDLVIEGERSGEFGFVVDFKKAKDIVRTICSKLDHKVLIPCKSDVVEFTGKDENSLEFMVGQKEYKLPLEDCCLLPLKSTSAEDLAEYFAEEIFKYLEETYNKISRVQICVNEGIGQGAYFDKSK
- a CDS encoding 7-carboxy-7-deazaguanine synthase QueE, producing the protein MKTRINEIFSSIQGEGKLIGRRQVFVRFSGCNLDCEYCDTPQSKDPSYGTLFSEDELKESIKNLITPDFHSVSLTGGEPLLHADFIKYFLEKYDFNCLLETNGSLPGELKKIVKLIKYASLDFKLPEHCSTSNWDELFKKELESLNLLIDEGINTYCKIVILPSTKVDDISQIASRISNEIPENSDISLIIQPSDPLDQWVSHGKKLFRISESVGKYLDVLTIPQVHKILKIQ
- a CDS encoding CBS domain-containing protein, yielding MEIGTNVTVNDAMTSSVITVKPENSAADAAFIMAQNEVGCLIVKSNGEPEGIITESDIIHKVVAKDIKASNVTVDEIMTKNLIKIDPGRELNEAARFMSKMNIRRLAVVKDGSLKGILTAKDIMAVSPELTEILVENARMENQMDYNNEENPVPGVCETCGNFMDYLDEVDGKFVCEECKEDLEGDLT
- a CDS encoding CBS domain-containing protein, producing MVEEVMTPNPVTVSVDTYATKVRSILRDESFRCVPVVSGNHLEGIITRGDLMNISATKSNLQAHGIMEHPKVIATPEMDVNDIGKQLLDAGVVQAPVVKSSDDMNLIGMISIADILENFLNRNLKARYQNVGEIKTKKVITCNYDDPISKVWDKMDEDGFSGLPVLKNKKIIGIITRKDIMNSGHVKISKEGGIKTSTKVESIMRTPPIVITPDKDIKEAAALMVKYNIGRLPVVDNPVYIKKEPERAKEADLVGIVSREDILGSYIS
- a CDS encoding CBS domain-containing protein, whose amino-acid sequence is MRRKELINVVKSRERAPLEFETHIAEHEGDIMSIAKKEVITVPQSATIQEAAEIMVKNKFRRLPITDAGTGKLQGIVTAMDILDFLGGGDRYQILEKKHEGNYLAAINEPVREIMTRDVETLSNKNSIGDAVSRMLEKKVGALPIINAEENIVGIVSERDFALLLAGVLTDEVVEDFMTTSIIKTTPGTRIEGATKIMVRNQLRRIPVTGEERKTPHPENDKLVGIVTATDILEFFGNNSAFERIVTNNAEEVLNTAIADIMVKDVITTNTYTPLGDVCDIMENKGIGGLPVVRDNELLGIITESDILRAISG
- a CDS encoding CBS domain-containing protein, which codes for MKVEDVMNDEVIIIQENEQVNHARNLMLKHGFSRVIVVDRDENPIGIVTEKDLTRKLRGNGPTWKRRPIDTIAIRRVMSNGLITVDVDDDLREAVEIMIQNKISSVPVVDDEGLAGIVTKTDLMNFYASKFQNRWKVSNLMTKDVVTVNENHTITHVINVMEENNIDGVVVMFDGEIAGIITPANISFAQVEHPETGVSVERVYFIRQGVEGGDKRKAREISMLTAGDIMNEDFVKISPDEDAVEAAKLMYNSEISHIPVVEDDNLVGIITKTDIIKGIQ